A single genomic interval of Gopherus evgoodei ecotype Sinaloan lineage chromosome 11, rGopEvg1_v1.p, whole genome shotgun sequence harbors:
- the WDR75 gene encoding WD repeat-containing protein 75, translated as MRVRGRRSRSGKMVAPQPLRVVRCGGSKLSGARAAFSADAKYLLCASGDYVKVYSTATEKCVHILQGHTNLVTGIQLNPQNHMQLYSCSLDGTIKLWDFTDGILIKTFVVGYKLFAFYMLAGSEDSVFIIIPKNDEDFLDWFQLVSVKLPKTPDQEVEAKELSLILDDIGQWPKCTAFGREGEYVASVRGLHLLVYFFKKKKINRFSLSATSKKGANNYFTCVACHPKEDCIASGHKDGKIRLWRNFNHKREYTFSTLHWHHDVVMDLAFSVEGTSLLSGGVESVLVQWRDGSDYKKEFLPRLGSTIEHISASPDGTFYCTSHTENKIIIIHSSLSVSAVIQGLVKGSDVKTGLVVDPRTKALVLNGKPGHLQFYCLQTDKQLYNLDIVQQEYIHQIGLNQVDLVKAAFSAQGNWLATVEQREEKEVELELQMKLWNYDEQTQSFTLNTRINMPHEDHVTALCFRDTDELEDGTPTLVTAGNDGRFKVWVLVNDSDSEKPSMGWSCDFVGSYHNYPATNCCFSEDGSLLAVSFEETVTVWNSDTWDLICTFCHPPGRIQNLCFGRLSCSKYLLGTTDCGFLCCWNLLSCALEWSAQLNVMVLQPDPLSENIAAVSRLLEGSDLFVFKPNEPRPFCIQRNVCRERVQCAVFIPRDVPDSIGSEKHQWLSRSQLYFLTETQDLLTFSTKSAEERLTPSSRQLAVEESLPMTPFSLLLGKHRHQQQSKENADLDTAVVQSHLAQGSPAVKELLHTSAHVLPSASFLCSIFINSVLISKENKSAGEVVDVVEMDSEKAEDESDEDLELTEMEQDINPTEFLGEITEIKLSKSQEKQLRKIRRMDYSWVAAL; from the exons ATACCTTTTATGTGCCTCAGGAGACTATGTGAAAGTGTATAGCACGGCTACAGAAAAATGTGTACACATTCTGCAGGGTCACACAAACCTGGTGACAGGAATTCAACTTAACCCCCAAAACCACATGCAG cTGTATTCTTGCTCTCTAGATGGCACCATTAAACTCTGGGACTTCACAGATGGAATTCTCATTAAA ACTTTTGTTGTTGGATACAAACTTTTTGCATTCTATATGCTTGCTGGTTCTGAGGATTCAGTGTTCATTATAATTCCGAAGAATGATGAAGATTTCTTAG ATTGGTTCCAGCTTGTTTCTGTGAAACTGCCAAAAACACCAGACCAGGAAGTGGAAGCCAAGGAGCTCTCTTTGATTTTGGATGATATAGGCCAGTGGCCCAAATGTACTGCGTTTGGAAGAGAA GGTGAATATGTGGCATCAGTGCGTGGCCTTCATCTCcttgtttattttttcaaaaagaaaaagattaacAG gttttctttAAGTGCAACAAGTAAAAAAGGTGCAAACAACTATTTTACTTGTGTAGCCTGTCACCCTAAGGAAGACTGTATAGCAAGTGGACATAAAGATGGCAAGATTCGTCTCTG GAGAAATTTTAACCACAAAAGAGAatacactttctccacactgcaCTGGCACCATGATGTAGTAATGGATCTAGCTTTCTCTGTAGAGG GCACCAGCCTGCTGAGTGGTGGGGTTGAGTCTGTACTGGTTCAGTGGCGTGATGGATCAGATTATAAGAAGGAATTCCTGCCCCGTTTGGGATCTACTATTGAACACATCTCAGCCTCACCGGATGGAACTTTCTATTGTACCTCTCACACAGAAAACA aaataataatcaTACATAGCAGCCTGAGTGTTTCTGCCGTAATTCAAGGATTAGTCAAAG GCAGTGATGTCAAGACTGGTTTGGTGGTTGATCCTAGAACTAAAGCTTTGGTTCTGAATGGAAAACCTGGTCATCTGCAGTTCTATTGTCTCCAAACTGACAAACAGTTGTACAAT CTCGATATTGTGCAGCAGGAATACATCCATCAAATAGGTTTAAACCAGGTTGACTTGGTGAAGGCTGCATTTAGTGCTCAAGGCAACTGGTTAGCAACAGTGGAACAGCGAGAAGAAAAAGAAGTCGAACTTGAATTACAGATGAAACTGTGGAACTATGATGAGCAAACACAAAG CTTTACTTTGAACACCAGAATAAACATGCCACATGAGGATCATGTAACAGCTCTGTGTTTCCGTGACACAGATGAATTGGAAGATGGAACTCCTACCTTGGTAACAGCTGGCAATGATGGTCGATTTAAAGTCTGGGTGTTGGTGAATGACTCTGACTCAGAGA AACCAAGTATGGGATGGAGCTGTGATTTTGTGGGCAGCTATCACAACTATCCAGCTACTAACTGCTGTTTCTCAGAAGATGGCTCTTTGCTTGCTGTTAGCTTTGAAGAAACAGTGACTGTGTGGAACTCGGATACCTGGGATCTTATATGCACTTTTTGTCATCCTCCTGGAAGAATACA GAACTTGTGTTTTGGGAGACTAAGTTGTTCCAAATACCTTCTTGGCACCACCGATTGTGGATTTCTGTGTTGCTGGAACCTGCTCAGTTGTGCAT TGGAGTGGAGTGCCCAGCTCAACGTCATGGTGCTGCAACCTGACCCCCTTTCAGAAAACATTGCTGCAGTCTCACGGCTCTTGGAAGGTTCAGACT TGTTTGTATTTAAGCCAAATGAGCCAAGGCCATTCTGTATCCAGAGAAATGTCTGTAGAGAGAGAGTCCAGTGCGCTGTCTTCATTCCAAGAGATGTGCCTGATTCAATTGGCTCAGAAAAACATCAGTGGTTAAGCAGATCTCAACTTTACTTCCTGACTGAAACACAG GATCTACTGACATTTAGCACAAAGTCCGCAGAAGAAAGGCTTACACCATCAAGCAGACAG CTGGCAGTAGAGGAGAGTCTCCCTATGACCCCCTTTTCTTTGCTATTGGGAAAGCACAGGCATCAACAACAATCCAAAGAGAATGCAGATCTTGACACAGCAGTTGTCCAGAGTCACTTAGCCCAAGGTTCACCTGCAGTCAaagag CTCCTACACACTTCTGCACATGTGTTGCCATCTGCTTCTTTCCTGTGTTCCATTTTTATTAATTCAGTGCTGATATCCAAGGAGAATAAAAG TGCCGGAGAAGTGGTTGATGTTGTTGAAATGGACAGTGAAAAAGCAGAGGATGAATCAGATGAGGATTTAGAGCTTACTGAGATGGAACAAGATATAAATCCTACAGAGTTTTTGGGTGAAATTACCGAAATTAAACTGTccaaatctcaggaaaaacaacTGCGAAAGATAAGAAGAATGGACTACAGTTGGGTAGCTGCTCTCTAG